Genomic DNA from Cytophagales bacterium:
GGGCATTTTTTAAATTCTTTTCTCTATCTCCTAAATTGCTTCCGGATAGTAAATATAGCTCAGTCATTGGTCATTGATTTCATATTTTTTCTTATTTAATAACTTTGTTTTGTTAAGCATATCCCTGTGTTTTATACGAATGGTATCAATTTCAAAATCCATCTGCAAATTCATCCAAAATTCTGCTTTTATGCCTAAAGCATTTTCTAATTTTATAGCAAACTCAGGTGTAATATCTGTTTTATCTATTAATATTTTATTGTAATACTTGAGTGCTATTTCTTTTTAGTTCAATTTCTAATTTTTGTTCAACTTCAATAGGGTAATAATTTCGGGATTTAATTATTGTAGGATTAGGGATTTTGATATCCCTCTCAAAATCAGATCCCAAAACCCCATTCAGAGCTTCACCGGCATTTTTAATAGCTTCCTCAATAGTTTCTCCTTCAGTGAAAATATTTTTAAAATCAGGAAAGGTTACTAAATAACCATCCTCATTTCTATCTTTTATTATTTTGGCATAATAAAACATAATATTGCTAACCTTTTTTTCAACTCCTTACCTGACATTTTCTTAACGTATTAAGCAA
This window encodes:
- a CDS encoding type II toxin-antitoxin system HicB family antitoxin, with the protein product MFYYAKIIKDRNEDGYLVTFPDFKNIFTEGETIEEAIKNAGEALNGVLGSDFERDIKIPNPTIIKSRNYYPIEVEQKLEIELKRNSTQVLQ